A DNA window from Brassica napus cultivar Da-Ae chromosome A4, Da-Ae, whole genome shotgun sequence contains the following coding sequences:
- the LOC106447593 gene encoding serine/threonine-protein phosphatase 5-like isoform X2, with protein sequence METKNENSDVSRAEEMKNQANEAFKGHKFSNAIDLYTKAIELNGNNAVYWANRAFAHTKLEEYGSAIQDASKAIEIDPKYSKGYYRRGAAYLAMGKFKDALKDFQQVKRICPSDPDAARKLKECEKAVMKLKFEEAISAPVSERRSVAESIDYHTIGNKPRSSSFLPTKTALAAVVAAVMVVAVRGFATTEILMVLVSVVLGTYWWGSFSGSEVEPQYSGARIEGEEVTLEFVKQMMDDFKNQKTLHKRYAYQIVLKTRQILQALPSLVDISVPNGKHFTVCGDVHGQFYDLLNIFELNGLPSEENPYLFNGDFVDRGSFSVEIILTLFAIKCMSPSSIYLARGNHESKSMNKIYGFEGEVRSKLSEKFVDLFAEVFCYLPLAHVINEKIFVVHGGLFSVDGVKLSDIRAIDRFCEPPEEGLMCELLWSDPQPLPGRGPSKRGVGLSFGGDVTKRFLEDNNLDLVVRSHEVKDEGYEVDHDGKLITVFSAPNYCDQMGNKGAFIRFEAPDMKPNIVTFSAVPHPDVKPMAYANNFMRMFN encoded by the exons ATGGAGACTAAGAATGAAAACTCTGATGTATCCCGGGCCGAGGAGATGAAGAATCAGGCCAATGAAGCTTTTAAAG GTCACAAGTTCTCCAATGCTATCGATCTGTATACAAAAGCTATAGAACTCAATGGGAACAACGCTGTGTATTGGGCAAACCGTGCGTTTGCTCACACAAAGCTGGAGGAATATGGCAGTGCGATACAGGATGCATCAAAGGCCATTGAAATTGATCCAAAATACTCCAAG GGCTATTACAGACGTGGTGCAGCTTATCTAGCCATGGGAAAATTCAAGGATGCCCTGAAGGATTTCCAACAG gtgaaaaggatttgtcctagTGACCCTGACGCTGCAAGAAAGCTAAAAGAATGTGAGAAAGCAGTGATGAAACTGAAATTTGAAGAAGCAATCTCTGCACCTGTCTCCGAAAGGCGCTCAGTAGCTGAGTCCATTGACTACCACACAATAG GGAACAAACCCAGATCATCATCATTCTTGCCCACCAAAACGGCTTTAGCAGCAGTTGTTGCAGCAGTGATGGTGGTGGCTGTCCGAGGATTTGCCACAACTGAGATACTCATGGTGTTGGTTTCGGTGGTATTAGGGACATATTGGTGGGGTAGCTTCAGTGGTAGTG AGGTTGAGCCACAGTACTCTGGTGCTAGAATTGAAGGAGAGGAAGTAACGTTGGAGTTTGTGAAGCAGATGATGGATGACTTCAAGAACCAAAAAACACTGCATAAACG GTATGCGTACCAGATTGTCTTAAAGACAAGGCAAATCTTGCAAGCGCTTCCTTCTTTGGTTGATATCAGTGTACCTAACGGCAAGCATTTTACTGTCTGCGGTGATGTTCATGGTCAG TTTTATGATCTCCTGAATATATTTGAACTTAACGGCCTCCCCTCTGAGGAGAATCCATACCTGTTCAATGGCGACTTTGTGGATAGAGGATCCTTCTCAGTTGAAATCATCCTCACTCTCTTTGCAATCAAATGCATGTCTCCCTCAT CCATATATCTAGCGAGGGGAAACCATGAGAGCAAGAGCATGAACAAGATCTATGGCTTTGAGGGTGAGGTTCGGTCCAAGCTGAGTGAAAAATTCGTGGATCTCTTCGCTGAAGTGTTCTGTTATCTACCGTTGGCTCATGTTATAAACGAGAAGATATTTGTGGTGCATGGAGGCCTCTTCAGTGTTGATGGCGTGAAGCTCTCAGACATCAGAGCCATTGACCGATTCTGTGAGCCACCAGAGGAAG GACTGATGTGTGAGCTGTTGTGGAGTGATCCTCAACCACTCCCTGGAAGAGGCCCAAGCAAGAGAGGAGTTGGTTTGTCGTTTGGTGGTGATGTAACCAAGAGGTTTTTGGAAGACAACAATCTAG ATTTGGTGGTGAGGTCACATGAAGTGAAGGATGAAGGATACGAGGTTGATCATGATGGTAAGCTCATCACCGTCTTCTCTGCACCAAACTACTGTGACCAG ATGGGTAACAAGGGAGCCTTCATTCGCTTTGAAGCTCCAGATATGAAGCCAAACATTGTTACATTCTCAGCAGTG CCTCACCCGGATGTGAAGCCAATGGCATATGCAAACAATTTCATGAGGATGTTCAACTAA
- the LOC106447593 gene encoding serine/threonine-protein phosphatase 5-like isoform X1, whose protein sequence is METKNENSDVSRAEEMKNQANEAFKGHKFSNAIDLYTKAIELNGNNAVYWANRAFAHTKLEEYGSAIQDASKAIEIDPKYSKGYYRRGAAYLAMGKFKDALKDFQQVKRICPSDPDAARKLKECEKAVMKLKFEEAISAPVSERRSVAESIDYHTIGNKPRSSSFLPTKTALAAVVAAVMVVAVRGFATTEILMVLVSVVLGTYWWGSFSGSGKVEPQYSGARIEGEEVTLEFVKQMMDDFKNQKTLHKRYAYQIVLKTRQILQALPSLVDISVPNGKHFTVCGDVHGQFYDLLNIFELNGLPSEENPYLFNGDFVDRGSFSVEIILTLFAIKCMSPSSIYLARGNHESKSMNKIYGFEGEVRSKLSEKFVDLFAEVFCYLPLAHVINEKIFVVHGGLFSVDGVKLSDIRAIDRFCEPPEEGLMCELLWSDPQPLPGRGPSKRGVGLSFGGDVTKRFLEDNNLDLVVRSHEVKDEGYEVDHDGKLITVFSAPNYCDQMGNKGAFIRFEAPDMKPNIVTFSAVPHPDVKPMAYANNFMRMFN, encoded by the exons ATGGAGACTAAGAATGAAAACTCTGATGTATCCCGGGCCGAGGAGATGAAGAATCAGGCCAATGAAGCTTTTAAAG GTCACAAGTTCTCCAATGCTATCGATCTGTATACAAAAGCTATAGAACTCAATGGGAACAACGCTGTGTATTGGGCAAACCGTGCGTTTGCTCACACAAAGCTGGAGGAATATGGCAGTGCGATACAGGATGCATCAAAGGCCATTGAAATTGATCCAAAATACTCCAAG GGCTATTACAGACGTGGTGCAGCTTATCTAGCCATGGGAAAATTCAAGGATGCCCTGAAGGATTTCCAACAG gtgaaaaggatttgtcctagTGACCCTGACGCTGCAAGAAAGCTAAAAGAATGTGAGAAAGCAGTGATGAAACTGAAATTTGAAGAAGCAATCTCTGCACCTGTCTCCGAAAGGCGCTCAGTAGCTGAGTCCATTGACTACCACACAATAG GGAACAAACCCAGATCATCATCATTCTTGCCCACCAAAACGGCTTTAGCAGCAGTTGTTGCAGCAGTGATGGTGGTGGCTGTCCGAGGATTTGCCACAACTGAGATACTCATGGTGTTGGTTTCGGTGGTATTAGGGACATATTGGTGGGGTAGCTTCAGTGGTAGTGGTA AGGTTGAGCCACAGTACTCTGGTGCTAGAATTGAAGGAGAGGAAGTAACGTTGGAGTTTGTGAAGCAGATGATGGATGACTTCAAGAACCAAAAAACACTGCATAAACG GTATGCGTACCAGATTGTCTTAAAGACAAGGCAAATCTTGCAAGCGCTTCCTTCTTTGGTTGATATCAGTGTACCTAACGGCAAGCATTTTACTGTCTGCGGTGATGTTCATGGTCAG TTTTATGATCTCCTGAATATATTTGAACTTAACGGCCTCCCCTCTGAGGAGAATCCATACCTGTTCAATGGCGACTTTGTGGATAGAGGATCCTTCTCAGTTGAAATCATCCTCACTCTCTTTGCAATCAAATGCATGTCTCCCTCAT CCATATATCTAGCGAGGGGAAACCATGAGAGCAAGAGCATGAACAAGATCTATGGCTTTGAGGGTGAGGTTCGGTCCAAGCTGAGTGAAAAATTCGTGGATCTCTTCGCTGAAGTGTTCTGTTATCTACCGTTGGCTCATGTTATAAACGAGAAGATATTTGTGGTGCATGGAGGCCTCTTCAGTGTTGATGGCGTGAAGCTCTCAGACATCAGAGCCATTGACCGATTCTGTGAGCCACCAGAGGAAG GACTGATGTGTGAGCTGTTGTGGAGTGATCCTCAACCACTCCCTGGAAGAGGCCCAAGCAAGAGAGGAGTTGGTTTGTCGTTTGGTGGTGATGTAACCAAGAGGTTTTTGGAAGACAACAATCTAG ATTTGGTGGTGAGGTCACATGAAGTGAAGGATGAAGGATACGAGGTTGATCATGATGGTAAGCTCATCACCGTCTTCTCTGCACCAAACTACTGTGACCAG ATGGGTAACAAGGGAGCCTTCATTCGCTTTGAAGCTCCAGATATGAAGCCAAACATTGTTACATTCTCAGCAGTG CCTCACCCGGATGTGAAGCCAATGGCATATGCAAACAATTTCATGAGGATGTTCAACTAA
- the LOC106447593 gene encoding serine/threonine-protein phosphatase 5-like isoform X3, whose product METKNENSDVSRAEEMKNQANEAFKGHKFSNAIDLYTKAIELNGNNAVYWANRAFAHTKLEEYGSAIQDASKAIEIDPKYSKGYYRRGAAYLAMGKFKDALKDFQQVKRICPSDPDAARKLKECEKAVMKLKFEEAISAPVSERRSVAESIDYHTIEVEPQYSGARIEGEEVTLEFVKQMMDDFKNQKTLHKRYAYQIVLKTRQILQALPSLVDISVPNGKHFTVCGDVHGQFYDLLNIFELNGLPSEENPYLFNGDFVDRGSFSVEIILTLFAIKCMSPSSIYLARGNHESKSMNKIYGFEGEVRSKLSEKFVDLFAEVFCYLPLAHVINEKIFVVHGGLFSVDGVKLSDIRAIDRFCEPPEEGLMCELLWSDPQPLPGRGPSKRGVGLSFGGDVTKRFLEDNNLDLVVRSHEVKDEGYEVDHDGKLITVFSAPNYCDQMGNKGAFIRFEAPDMKPNIVTFSAVPHPDVKPMAYANNFMRMFN is encoded by the exons ATGGAGACTAAGAATGAAAACTCTGATGTATCCCGGGCCGAGGAGATGAAGAATCAGGCCAATGAAGCTTTTAAAG GTCACAAGTTCTCCAATGCTATCGATCTGTATACAAAAGCTATAGAACTCAATGGGAACAACGCTGTGTATTGGGCAAACCGTGCGTTTGCTCACACAAAGCTGGAGGAATATGGCAGTGCGATACAGGATGCATCAAAGGCCATTGAAATTGATCCAAAATACTCCAAG GGCTATTACAGACGTGGTGCAGCTTATCTAGCCATGGGAAAATTCAAGGATGCCCTGAAGGATTTCCAACAG gtgaaaaggatttgtcctagTGACCCTGACGCTGCAAGAAAGCTAAAAGAATGTGAGAAAGCAGTGATGAAACTGAAATTTGAAGAAGCAATCTCTGCACCTGTCTCCGAAAGGCGCTCAGTAGCTGAGTCCATTGACTACCACACAATAG AGGTTGAGCCACAGTACTCTGGTGCTAGAATTGAAGGAGAGGAAGTAACGTTGGAGTTTGTGAAGCAGATGATGGATGACTTCAAGAACCAAAAAACACTGCATAAACG GTATGCGTACCAGATTGTCTTAAAGACAAGGCAAATCTTGCAAGCGCTTCCTTCTTTGGTTGATATCAGTGTACCTAACGGCAAGCATTTTACTGTCTGCGGTGATGTTCATGGTCAG TTTTATGATCTCCTGAATATATTTGAACTTAACGGCCTCCCCTCTGAGGAGAATCCATACCTGTTCAATGGCGACTTTGTGGATAGAGGATCCTTCTCAGTTGAAATCATCCTCACTCTCTTTGCAATCAAATGCATGTCTCCCTCAT CCATATATCTAGCGAGGGGAAACCATGAGAGCAAGAGCATGAACAAGATCTATGGCTTTGAGGGTGAGGTTCGGTCCAAGCTGAGTGAAAAATTCGTGGATCTCTTCGCTGAAGTGTTCTGTTATCTACCGTTGGCTCATGTTATAAACGAGAAGATATTTGTGGTGCATGGAGGCCTCTTCAGTGTTGATGGCGTGAAGCTCTCAGACATCAGAGCCATTGACCGATTCTGTGAGCCACCAGAGGAAG GACTGATGTGTGAGCTGTTGTGGAGTGATCCTCAACCACTCCCTGGAAGAGGCCCAAGCAAGAGAGGAGTTGGTTTGTCGTTTGGTGGTGATGTAACCAAGAGGTTTTTGGAAGACAACAATCTAG ATTTGGTGGTGAGGTCACATGAAGTGAAGGATGAAGGATACGAGGTTGATCATGATGGTAAGCTCATCACCGTCTTCTCTGCACCAAACTACTGTGACCAG ATGGGTAACAAGGGAGCCTTCATTCGCTTTGAAGCTCCAGATATGAAGCCAAACATTGTTACATTCTCAGCAGTG CCTCACCCGGATGTGAAGCCAATGGCATATGCAAACAATTTCATGAGGATGTTCAACTAA
- the LOC106450330 gene encoding HVA22-like protein f gives MKPINGLEILYLAIYLYLQKYSCLNKSNFCVYISNAIVLKTFVQRDKREEKIFKDEMGVIIVIAKRFDALIGPGVMLLYPLYASLRAIESPTMLDDQQWLTYWIIYSLITIFELSFWRILAWLPFWPYIKLLFCMWLVLPMFSGAAYIYSNFVRKYVKIGMNVGGGTTYTDEQRRVLQMMSLDARKSVQDYVDRFGWDSVEKAIKAAERETKKH, from the exons ATGAAACCTATCAATGGACTAGAGATTCTTTACCTGGCCATTTACCTTTACTTACAGAAATATTCTTGCTTGAACAAATCGAACTTTTGTGTGTATATATCCAACGCCATAGTGCTAAAGACGTTTGTTCAAAGAGATAAACGAGAAGAAAAGATCTTTAAAGACGAGATGGGCGTAATTATTGTGATTGCAAAACGTTTTGATGCTCTAATTGG GCCTGGAGTTATGCTTCTCTATCCTTT GTATGCATCGTTACGAGCAATAGAGAGTCCAACGATGTTAGATGATCAACAATGGCTTACATATTGGATAATCTACTCTTTAATTACAATATTCGAGCTATCATTTTGGAGAATCCTTGCCTG GCTACCATTTTGGCCATACATAAAGCTTTTGTTCTGTATGTGGTTGGTGTTACCAATGTTCAGTGGTGCAGCTTACATCTACTCCAATTTTGTGAGAAAATACGTTAAGATTGGAATGAACGTTGGAGGGGGAACGACTTATACAGATGAACAGAGAAGAGTTCTACAGATGATGAGTCTTGATGCTAGAAAATCGGTTCAAGATTATGTTGACCGGTTTGGATGGGATTCCGTTGAGAAAGCAATCAAAGCG GCTGAAAGAGAAACAAAGAAGCACTGA
- the LOC106447594 gene encoding protodermal factor 1 → MRGMKSLTIWALFAALLSQQLFASVTSIRFEDEKTYYTPPSGGHGGYTPTPNCGSPPYDPTPSTPSHTPTPSTPSHTPTPHTPTHHTPPCNCGTPPHDPSTPSHPSTPSHPSTPSHPSTPPSGGYYTSPPPSTPVVVTPPTPIIGGSPPTPIDPGTPGTPFVPTPFPPITGTCDYWRNHPTLIWGLLGWWGTVGGAFGTVSTSSSIPGFDPHMNLLQALSNTRTDAIGALYREGTASWLNSMVNNKFPLTTPQVRDHFVAGLSSTKAATKQAHTFKLANEGRLKPRN, encoded by the exons ATGAGAGGGATGAAGAGTCTAACCATTTGGGCTCTCTTTGCTGCTTTACTCTCCCAGCAGCTATTTGCTTCCGTTACTTCCATAAGGTTCGAGGACGAGAAAACATACTACACTCCTCCCTCTG GAGGACACGGCGGTTACACTCCCACTCCTAACTGTGGAAGTCCACCTTACGACCCAACTCCTTCAACTCCATCTCACACTCCAACTCCTTCAACTCCATCTCACACTCCAACACCACACACACCAACTCACCACACGCCTCCCTGTAACTGTGGGACACCACCACACGATCCTTCCACACCTTCACACCCTTCCACACCATCACACCCTTCGACGCCTTCGCACCCTTCAACGCCTCCTTCTGGTGGATACTACACATCTCCTCCACCAAGTACTCCAGTCGTTGTGACTCCACCAACACCCATCATTGGAGGAAGCCCACCAACTCCTATTGACCCTGGCACTCCTGGAACTCCTTTCGTTCCTACTCCTTTCCCACCAATCACTGGAACATGCGA TTACTGGAGAAACCACCCTACACTCATATGGGGTCTTCTTGGCTGGTGGGGAACCGTTGGTGGAGCCTTTGGTACAGTCAGTACTTCCAGTAGCATTCCAGGGTTTGATCCTCACATGAACCTTCTCCAGGCACTTTCCAATACCCGCACCGATGCCATTGGAGCTCTCTACCGTGAAGGCACAGCGTCTTGGTTAAACTCCATGGTCAACAACAAGTTCCCTCTCACGACCCCTCAAGTCAGAGACCACTTTGTGGCAGGACTTTCCTCAACCAAGGCAGCAACTAAGCAGGCCCATACCTTCAAGCTTGCTAATGAAGGTCGTCTAAAGCCTAGAAACTAG
- the LOC106450331 gene encoding transcription factor PAR1-like codes for MHFPYFFIILSKHINPLSLSLKMEKTLATPDNARSLSPSSSAAVKSRTGGFERRTKRRLSQTKASVCVSGQEEDDEEEVKEKIEALQRIIPGGTALGVDALFEETAGYIMSLQCQIKTIKVLTSFIQSLDKQDMKFGG; via the coding sequence ATGCACTTTCCTTACTTCTTCATTATTCTCTCAAAACACAtcaatcctctctctctctctctaaaaatgGAGAAAACTCTAGCAACTCCCGACAACGCTAGATCTCTTTCACCGTCATCTTCAGCCGCTGTGAAATCACGAACCGGTGGTTTCGAACGCAGAACCAAACGGAGATTGTCGCAGACTAAGGCAAGCGTGTGTGTCTCCGgccaagaagaagatgacgaaGAAGAGGTAAAGGAGAAAATTGAGGCGTTGCAAAGGATTATTCCCGGTGGAACTGCGCTTGGTGTAGACGCGCTCTTCGAAGAGACAGCTGGTTACATAATGTCTCTACAATGTCAGATCAAAACCATTAAAGTCCTCACTTCATTTATCCAAAGCTTAGATAAACAAGATATGAAGTTCGGaggttga